AGCCAAGGTTGTTGTAAAGCGGTGCGCCTGCGGTGGTTGCATTGAGGATAGGGGTGCGCGGCGCGGTGGCCTCAAGGCAGAGGTTCATCAACCGTCGACCAATGCCCTTGCCCTGATGCTCATCACTGACGATCACAAGGCCGATGGACGACCACGCGCCTTGGTGACACGTGAACGCCACGCCGACCAGCGTGCCGCCGAGTTGCGTGACGAAGCCTTCGGACGTGCGCTGCACCATCGCCCAGTCCTCTTCGCGATGGGGCCATTTCAAATGCACCGACAGCGCATGAGCGGCCGGGATGTCTGCGGCAATCAGTGGGCGGTAGACGTAATCGTCATTGGTCGTGGCTGTCATGAGGGCTCCTTGGGGCGGTTGCTTCGATGAAAAGGTCAGTGGCTGATGCCGGCCGGCTCATATAAGCCTGCCGGTGCTCATCAGTGCACCTGAAAGCTGCAGTGAAAGCGGCAGTGAAAGCGCGGTGGGGTCAGTGAACCGGCGTATATCGAAGTCACTGATCGCGGTGCGCGTGCTGCCGGTGCTGATCAGCTCAGCCATGACGTCACCGACGCCCGGCCCCAGCTGGAACCCATGACCGCAAAAGCCGAACGCGTAGAACAGACCATCCACCTTGCCGCTGCGCCCCATGATCGGTAGCGAATCGGGCGTATAGCTTTCGATGCCGCTCCACACCCGGATGATGTTCAAGTGCTCGGCGCCCGGAAGCAGGCGGCTCATCTGACGCATCTGGTTAAGCAAGCTCTCCGGTTTGAAATACGCGCGACGGTTGACCATGTCCGGCGGGTTGCGATTGCCGCCGCCGATGATGATGTTGCCGCGCGGGATCTGCCGGAAATAGATCACCTCCTCCTTGATCTTGGTGAACACCCCAATCACCGTCGGCAGCGCGTAAGGCACCGGTTCCGTCACAGACATCTGTGGACCATTGGGCGACAACGGGACCGCCTCGCCAAACTGCTCCGACAGCCTGGCGCCCCACGCGCCAGCGGTGATCAATAGCTGCCGGGACACAAACACCTGGCCGTCAGTGGTGGTGACGTGGAACTCACCACCGTCTTTCTGCACATGCGCCACCTCGGTACGCTCCTCGATTCTCGCCCCGGCGCGCTGAGCCGCCCTGGCAAAAGCTGGCGCCGCGAGCCGGGGGTTGGCGTGACCGTCATGCGGGGCGTATGAGCCAGCTTTGACCTGCGGCCCGAGGAACGGAAACCGCTCATGCAAGG
The DNA window shown above is from Pseudomonas sp. BSw22131 and carries:
- a CDS encoding NAD(P)/FAD-dependent oxidoreductase — translated: MSVQKSDVLIIGGGVMVASSAFFLRQQGKSVTLLERDQIGQYASGVNFGNVRRQGRFLGQLELANRSYALWKRLPELIGDDLEFIPSGHMRVCYREDEIAELQAYADAPQARELDLQIVSGKALHERFPFLGPQVKAGSYAPHDGHANPRLAAPAFARAAQRAGARIEERTEVAHVQKDGGEFHVTTTDGQVFVSRQLLITAGAWGARLSEQFGEAVPLSPNGPQMSVTEPVPYALPTVIGVFTKIKEEVIYFRQIPRGNIIIGGGNRNPPDMVNRRAYFKPESLLNQMRQMSRLLPGAEHLNIIRVWSGIESYTPDSLPIMGRSGKVDGLFYAFGFCGHGFQLGPGVGDVMAELISTGSTRTAISDFDIRRFTDPTALSLPLSLQLSGALMSTGRLI